One window of Methanobacterium alkalithermotolerans genomic DNA carries:
- a CDS encoding pseudomurein-binding repeat-containing protein, with amino-acid sequence MDRLSLNQYREMVDGIIEFKKTNGEMPQFAIVDGCKIEKQNYIDMIERVNKFILEMGRNPRSVDIES; translated from the coding sequence ATGGATCGATTGAGCCTGAATCAATATAGAGAAATGGTAGATGGTATAATAGAATTTAAAAAAACAAATGGTGAAATGCCTCAATTTGCCATTGTTGATGGATGTAAAATTGAAAAACAAAATTATATAGACATGATAGAACGTGTAAATAAATTCATACTTGAAATGGGTAGGAATCCACGTTCAGTAGATATTGAATCATAG
- a CDS encoding 4Fe-4S dicluster domain-containing protein yields the protein MVEIVVDEDACVGCGSCVDDCPSDVYQMNEEKWKSEVINADDCMACLSCHEICPSQAMEHRDIHVAKRLYIDRKVSDVLNKII from the coding sequence ATGGTGGAAATAGTGGTGGATGAAGATGCATGTGTGGGGTGTGGATCCTGTGTGGATGATTGTCCCAGTGATGTTTACCAGATGAATGAGGAAAAGTGGAAAAGCGAAGTGATAAATGCAGATGACTGCATGGCTTGCTTGTCCTGTCATGAGATTTGCCCTTCTCAGGCTATGGAACATCGTGATATACATGTGGCCAAACGATTATACATTGACCGTAAGGTCAGTGATGTTTTAAACAAAATTATCTAG
- a CDS encoding hydrocarbon binding protein (contains V4R domain) codes for MEMEEIRGTFKPEMIPEETGGDISDYEEALHVLMKFVGSMSSALEQVSGRGANAIVYQAGKRMGHDAGKLMEKTDNLEQAMQELSDILGVEFYFEMWKPAGQDNYTIEKGDETVVKLLFMDCVVRQTLRRTGLPQKGPLCYLLYGYMVGAVEEVMSIKGKLDIDHVGSNACLKTLTIKWGGK; via the coding sequence ATGGAAATGGAAGAGATAAGGGGCACATTTAAACCTGAAATGATTCCTGAAGAAACTGGGGGAGACATATCAGATTATGAAGAAGCACTGCACGTTTTAATGAAATTTGTGGGATCCATGTCCAGTGCACTGGAACAGGTTTCTGGAAGGGGAGCAAATGCAATTGTTTACCAGGCCGGAAAAAGGATGGGACATGATGCAGGAAAACTTATGGAAAAAACGGACAACCTGGAACAGGCCATGCAGGAACTGAGTGATATTTTAGGGGTGGAATTTTACTTTGAAATGTGGAAACCCGCTGGACAGGATAATTATACCATTGAAAAAGGAGATGAAACCGTGGTGAAACTCCTTTTCATGGATTGCGTGGTAAGGCAAACCTTGCGTAGGACAGGATTACCTCAAAAAGGACCACTCTGTTATCTCTTATATGGTTATATGGTGGGTGCTGTGGAGGAAGTGATGAGCATAAAGGGCAAACTGGATATTGATCATGTGGGATCTAATGCTTGTCTTAAAACTTTAACCATCAAATGGGGTGGTAAATAA
- a CDS encoding NADH-quinone oxidoreductase subunit B family protein, translating into MVKIALEALASCAGCEISILDLHEDITKLLDNAELVYAPVLMDTKELPDDIDIAIVSGSVRNQENQERLEELRDKSDILIAYGTCACYGGITGMADLYTSEEVTSRTYTDNPSTISAELPSEVVPELLTIVHPAADFTEIDGFIPGCPPKEQLTGDILIPLINDEAPDVPKKSVCADCNREMEHIEFDKIHRRIEGDPEPGKCFLSQGYVCLGSVTLGRCGGLCTEAGVACHGCGGPSLDVIREPSHDIYNGVIKRIAHLSKMPEKDVEKQLYDIGHVIYGFVIGSTIMEDKQVSLIPQLVKK; encoded by the coding sequence ATGGTAAAAATAGCTTTAGAAGCACTTGCTAGCTGTGCTGGGTGTGAAATCTCTATTCTGGATTTACATGAAGACATTACTAAGTTACTGGACAATGCCGAGCTGGTATATGCACCGGTGCTGATGGATACCAAAGAACTGCCAGATGATATTGACATTGCCATAGTTTCTGGATCTGTCAGGAACCAGGAGAATCAGGAGAGATTGGAAGAACTACGGGATAAATCAGATATATTGATTGCTTATGGTACCTGCGCCTGTTATGGGGGTATAACTGGAATGGCAGATTTATACACTTCAGAAGAGGTTACTTCCAGAACTTACACTGATAATCCCAGTACCATCTCTGCTGAACTTCCATCAGAAGTCGTTCCTGAGCTTCTTACCATTGTACATCCTGCTGCTGATTTTACAGAAATTGATGGATTTATACCGGGATGTCCTCCTAAAGAACAGCTAACTGGAGACATATTAATACCACTTATAAATGATGAAGCCCCAGATGTTCCTAAGAAAAGTGTTTGTGCTGATTGTAATCGTGAAATGGAGCATATAGAATTTGATAAAATTCACAGAAGAATAGAGGGTGATCCTGAACCAGGCAAATGTTTCCTATCCCAGGGATATGTATGTTTAGGTTCTGTGACTTTGGGAAGATGCGGTGGACTTTGTACCGAGGCAGGAGTAGCTTGTCATGGATGTGGAGGTCCTTCACTGGATGTTATCCGGGAACCAAGTCACGATATTTACAACGGGGTCATTAAAAGGATAGCTCACCTTTCTAAAATGCCAGAAAAAGATGTGGAAAAACAGCTTTATGATATAGGACATGTAATTTACGGGTTTGTGATTGGAAGTACCATTATGGAGGATAAACAGGTATCTCTTATTCCTCAACTGGTGAAGAAGTAA
- a CDS encoding Ni/Fe hydrogenase subunit alpha has protein sequence MKQIEISPVTRIEGHAKITVQIDDAGNVADAHFHVMEIRGFEKFLEGAAVEEAPRITPRICGICQTAHHLAAAKATDEVFGLQPPETARRLRELMLLGQYIHSHSLHFYFLGAPDLVMGPESDPALRNVLGILKSKPDLAMMAIKTRKIGQEITALVGGKPISPVTAIPGGQSKGITAEERDKILSKAKEAIGLIGQGVEVAKPLFEEYSETVETLGPVETSFGALTNAGNLEFYDGPVKIMDKEGSPIHEFAASDYLDYIEEKVQPWSYLKFPYLKQIGFPEGNYRVGPLARLNVVDTVPTEIAADLFAEYKEKYGIAQNTLLYHYARLIELMYAAERSVQILEDDNITGTDIRNGLSGPLMTKEEAKESSETKRGVGMIEAPRGILIHDYETDGAGFINRANLIVATGQNNLSMDIGVRETAKEMIKGEEVSEGLKNKLEMIVRAYDPCLSCATHAIGEDSPLEVDIYDSEGRLLRKHLI, from the coding sequence ATGAAACAAATTGAAATTAGCCCGGTTACTAGAATTGAGGGACATGCCAAGATAACAGTTCAGATTGATGATGCAGGAAATGTGGCTGATGCTCATTTTCATGTAATGGAAATCAGGGGATTTGAAAAATTCTTAGAAGGAGCAGCAGTAGAAGAAGCTCCCCGTATAACTCCCCGTATATGTGGTATATGTCAAACAGCCCATCACTTAGCCGCTGCCAAGGCCACGGATGAAGTATTCGGACTCCAGCCCCCTGAAACTGCCCGGAGATTAAGAGAACTCATGCTTTTAGGACAGTATATCCACTCCCATTCCCTGCACTTTTATTTCCTGGGAGCACCGGACCTGGTAATGGGGCCTGAATCAGACCCTGCCCTTAGAAATGTCCTGGGTATCCTGAAATCCAAACCTGATCTGGCCATGATGGCCATTAAAACCAGAAAAATTGGACAGGAAATTACTGCCCTGGTGGGTGGAAAACCTATTAGTCCTGTAACAGCCATTCCTGGAGGGCAATCCAAGGGAATAACTGCTGAAGAAAGAGATAAGATTCTATCCAAAGCTAAAGAGGCAATTGGTCTTATTGGGCAGGGAGTTGAAGTAGCCAAACCATTGTTTGAAGAGTACAGTGAAACTGTTGAGACCCTGGGGCCGGTTGAAACTAGTTTTGGGGCTTTAACTAATGCTGGTAATCTGGAATTTTATGATGGCCCGGTAAAAATTATGGACAAAGAAGGCAGCCCTATACATGAATTTGCCGCCTCTGACTATCTGGATTACATTGAAGAAAAAGTTCAACCCTGGTCTTATCTTAAATTCCCTTACCTGAAACAAATTGGATTCCCTGAGGGTAACTACCGGGTGGGTCCTCTGGCCCGACTAAATGTGGTGGATACAGTTCCTACTGAAATTGCGGCAGATTTATTTGCAGAATATAAGGAAAAATATGGAATTGCCCAGAACACACTACTATACCACTATGCTCGTTTAATAGAACTGATGTATGCCGCTGAAAGATCAGTGCAGATATTAGAAGATGATAATATAACCGGCACTGATATTCGAAATGGACTAAGCGGCCCTTTAATGACGAAAGAAGAAGCTAAAGAGTCCAGTGAAACTAAAAGAGGAGTGGGTATGATTGAGGCACCCCGGGGAATATTAATCCACGATTATGAAACCGATGGAGCTGGATTTATTAACCGGGCCAACTTGATAGTAGCCACTGGACAAAATAACCTTTCCATGGATATTGGGGTTAGAGAAACGGCTAAAGAAATGATAAAAGGAGAAGAAGTTTCAGAAGGTCTTAAAAATAAGCTAGAGATGATTGTAAGAGCCTATGATCCCTGTCTATCCTGTGCCACCCATGCCATTGGTGAGGATTCACCTCTGGAAGTGGATATTTATGACAGTGAAGGCAGATTGTTAAGAAAACATTTGATTTGA
- a CDS encoding molybdenum cofactor guanylyltransferase yields MGQDKGLMLFKNKPMVCNILDKVDNQMDEVLLVLRNDKQKQEYRKILNHIYSVDNTSFNLKFLKDEIESQGPLSGIYTGLSHMESDYALVIPCDSPFISTYFIEKVYNVYENSKENYDALIPFWGVKNNHHFEPLHGIYHKRSKKTIYFQLLKGKKDVKSLVKKLNTIFVEVSKLDPSLKSFKNFNRPEDVSKI; encoded by the coding sequence ATGGGTCAGGATAAAGGATTAATGCTATTTAAAAATAAGCCTATGGTCTGTAATATACTGGATAAAGTGGATAATCAGATGGATGAAGTTTTGCTGGTCCTGAGAAATGATAAACAAAAGCAGGAATATCGAAAAATCCTGAATCATATTTACAGTGTGGATAATACCAGTTTTAATTTAAAATTTTTAAAAGATGAAATTGAAAGCCAGGGGCCACTTTCAGGCATATATACAGGATTATCCCATATGGAGTCTGATTATGCTCTGGTGATTCCCTGTGATTCACCTTTTATTTCTACTTATTTTATAGAAAAAGTTTATAATGTTTATGAGAATAGTAAGGAAAATTACGATGCATTAATCCCCTTTTGGGGTGTAAAAAATAATCATCATTTTGAACCATTACATGGCATCTACCACAAAAGAAGTAAAAAAACCATTTATTTTCAGCTTTTAAAGGGTAAAAAAGATGTTAAATCATTAGTTAAAAAACTAAACACTATTTTTGTGGAAGTCAGTAAATTGGATCCATCTTTAAAGAGTTTTAAAAACTTTAATCGACCAGAAGATGTATCAAAGATTTAG
- the guaB gene encoding IMP dehydrogenase: MYSKKLKEAPVGYTFDDFLILPGASEVEPKDVSTKSMVSRNFELNIPLISSAMDTVTESDMAITLAQEGGMGVIHRNMTIKEQVKQVKQVKKSGDLAIHDVITINPESSLKEAQSIMDQEMVSGMPVVEDEVVIGIISRRDIKPIINSDSHKKVREIMTSDVVTVDESITPGEALDIAYENKVERLPVVREGKIMGIVTIKDILERKKHPNACRDKKGRFIVAAATGPFDLDRAIALDKSGVDIIAIDTAHGHNMNIVKYVKTMKKNIEADLIVGNIATREAAEDLLSQEVDGLKVGIGPGSMCTTRIISGIGVPQLTAVSEVAEVASEYGVPVIADGGIRYSGDIAKAIAVGADVIMMGNLLAGTYEAPGEVVVMNGRKYKQYRGMGSLGAMTGGTGAGTDRYFQEVKGPMKHSKLVPEGVEGVVPYRGSVSEMVFQLVGGLKASMGYCGAQDIKSMQKKAKLVRITSSGIKESHPHDLLITNESPNYPTLE, encoded by the coding sequence ATGTATTCTAAAAAATTAAAAGAAGCTCCAGTAGGTTATACTTTTGATGACTTTCTAATCCTCCCTGGAGCATCAGAAGTGGAACCCAAAGATGTTTCAACCAAAAGCATGGTTTCCAGAAATTTTGAATTGAATATTCCCCTTATTAGTTCTGCAATGGATACTGTAACAGAATCTGATATGGCCATCACACTGGCTCAGGAAGGTGGAATGGGAGTAATTCACAGGAACATGACCATAAAAGAGCAGGTAAAACAAGTAAAGCAGGTCAAAAAATCAGGAGACCTTGCTATTCATGATGTAATTACCATTAATCCTGAATCATCACTTAAAGAGGCCCAGTCTATAATGGATCAGGAAATGGTCAGTGGTATGCCTGTAGTTGAAGATGAAGTGGTTATTGGAATTATAAGTCGCCGGGATATTAAACCCATAATTAACTCTGATTCCCATAAAAAAGTTAGAGAAATCATGACCAGTGACGTGGTCACTGTAGATGAGTCCATCACCCCTGGTGAAGCCCTGGATATTGCATATGAAAATAAAGTGGAACGTTTACCTGTTGTTCGTGAAGGAAAAATAATGGGCATAGTAACCATTAAAGACATACTCGAACGCAAAAAACATCCCAATGCTTGCCGTGATAAAAAAGGACGTTTTATTGTGGCTGCAGCAACTGGACCTTTTGATCTGGACCGTGCTATAGCACTGGACAAATCAGGAGTGGATATTATTGCTATTGATACTGCCCATGGTCACAATATGAACATAGTAAAATATGTAAAAACCATGAAGAAAAATATAGAAGCCGATCTGATTGTAGGTAACATTGCCACCCGGGAAGCAGCAGAAGATCTCTTATCTCAGGAAGTTGATGGTTTGAAAGTAGGTATTGGTCCCGGTTCCATGTGTACTACACGTATAATATCCGGAATAGGGGTTCCCCAATTAACTGCTGTTTCTGAGGTTGCGGAAGTAGCATCTGAATATGGTGTTCCAGTTATTGCCGATGGAGGTATACGCTACTCTGGTGACATAGCTAAGGCTATTGCTGTAGGGGCTGATGTTATAATGATGGGTAATTTACTTGCCGGTACCTATGAAGCACCAGGAGAAGTAGTGGTTATGAATGGAAGGAAATATAAGCAATACCGGGGTATGGGATCCCTGGGGGCCATGACCGGTGGAACCGGTGCCGGTACTGATCGGTACTTCCAGGAGGTAAAAGGCCCTATGAAGCATTCTAAACTGGTACCAGAAGGAGTAGAAGGTGTGGTACCCTACCGGGGCTCGGTTAGTGAAATGGTTTTCCAATTGGTGGGAGGACTTAAAGCTTCCATGGGTTATTGTGGTGCTCAGGATATAAAGTCCATGCAAAAAAAAGCCAAACTGGTACGCATTACATCCAGTGGGATTAAAGAAAGTCATCCCCACGACCTGCTCATTACCAATGAAAGTCCCAATTATCCTACTTTAGAATAG
- a CDS encoding (5-formylfuran-3-yl)methyl phosphate synthase, with protein sequence MLLLISPINTQEALEAIEGGADIIDVKNPKEGSLGANFPWIIQEVREMTPEDMMVSATLGDVPYKPGTVSLAAMGALVSGADYIKVGLYGTSNYDEALEVMENVVKTIRKNSPQAVVVASGYADAHRVGAVDPMEIPKVAADSGADLAMVDTAVKDGKTLLDFMDMDQLQKFVSEIHDYGLKSALAGSVKKEQLKPLYDIGCDVVGIRGAACTGGDRNSGKIHRSAVRELKEMIADF encoded by the coding sequence TTGCTTCTACTGATAAGTCCCATTAATACCCAAGAAGCACTGGAAGCCATTGAAGGCGGTGCAGATATAATTGACGTTAAAAATCCAAAGGAAGGATCATTAGGTGCTAATTTCCCCTGGATAATTCAAGAAGTTAGAGAAATGACCCCCGAAGATATGATGGTTAGTGCCACTCTGGGAGATGTTCCCTATAAGCCAGGCACTGTTTCATTAGCTGCCATGGGGGCTCTCGTTTCAGGAGCAGATTACATTAAAGTAGGTCTTTATGGTACCTCCAACTATGATGAAGCACTGGAAGTAATGGAGAATGTGGTAAAGACCATAAGAAAAAATAGTCCCCAAGCAGTGGTGGTGGCTTCTGGTTATGCCGATGCCCATAGGGTGGGTGCAGTGGATCCTATGGAAATTCCTAAAGTCGCAGCAGATTCAGGAGCAGATTTGGCCATGGTGGATACTGCGGTAAAGGACGGTAAAACACTCCTTGATTTTATGGATATGGACCAGTTGCAGAAATTTGTAAGTGAAATTCACGATTACGGTTTAAAGTCCGCACTGGCCGGTTCTGTAAAAAAAGAGCAATTAAAACCATTGTATGACATAGGATGCGATGTGGTAGGTATAAGAGGAGCTGCCTGTACTGGTGGAGATAGAAACTCAGGAAAAATCCATAGAAGTGCAGTTAGAGAACTAAAAGAGATGATTGCTGATTTTTAG
- a CDS encoding LUD domain-containing protein translates to MKENELKTMRSSFKLMEERRIDLMQDPRIIKLQERVKNIRKESVKKIPAMVETARENFKNNGMEFLYAEDSHQALDLIYDLIKNEKIVAKSKSNTLNELGLSDYLKKKKIHLVETDLGDRIIQLKVDDNKPSHPIGPALHLKVDKIAEIISESLKVKVKADPRAIMELVRSNVLEELKSCKIGITGANSVAAEDGSLIMVHNEGNISLLSLMDTHIVVVGVDKLVETIEDAISVVKLETAYATGTALPSYINVISGPSKTADIEKKLLEDMYGARKVVVIMLDNGRQEALEECLWCIGCGSCIVSCPVYNVLGNEFGYRGYLGGRGVAMSRFLQDEETSISSGLYMCTLCGLCTLECPVKTPTNEIMEKIRKESKNTGFSPKEHLKIFKSIKKKGSPF, encoded by the coding sequence ATGAAAGAAAATGAACTAAAAACTATGCGAAGTTCATTTAAGTTAATGGAGGAACGTAGAATAGATTTAATGCAGGACCCCCGCATAATTAAACTCCAGGAAAGAGTTAAAAATATTAGAAAAGAATCTGTAAAGAAAATCCCCGCCATGGTGGAAACTGCCCGGGAAAATTTCAAAAATAATGGTATGGAATTTTTATATGCTGAAGACTCACATCAAGCTTTAGATTTAATTTATGATTTGATTAAAAATGAGAAGATAGTGGCTAAATCAAAATCAAATACTCTGAATGAATTAGGTCTTTCTGATTATTTAAAAAAGAAAAAAATCCATCTGGTGGAAACCGATTTAGGAGATAGGATAATCCAGTTAAAAGTAGATGATAATAAACCATCACACCCCATAGGTCCGGCATTGCACCTTAAGGTGGATAAAATTGCAGAAATAATTTCCGAATCATTAAAGGTAAAGGTAAAAGCAGATCCCCGGGCTATAATGGAACTGGTTAGAAGTAATGTATTAGAAGAGTTAAAAAGTTGTAAAATTGGCATAACCGGTGCAAATTCAGTAGCAGCAGAAGATGGATCCCTGATAATGGTACATAACGAGGGAAACATATCCTTATTATCTTTAATGGATACCCACATCGTAGTGGTGGGGGTGGATAAACTGGTGGAAACTATTGAAGATGCTATATCTGTGGTGAAGCTGGAGACAGCCTATGCCACCGGTACAGCTCTGCCTTCCTACATTAATGTTATATCCGGACCATCCAAAACTGCAGATATTGAAAAAAAGCTCCTGGAAGATATGTATGGAGCACGAAAAGTAGTGGTTATCATGCTGGATAACGGTCGTCAGGAGGCCCTGGAAGAATGTCTGTGGTGTATTGGTTGTGGTAGTTGCATTGTATCCTGCCCGGTTTACAATGTTTTAGGTAATGAATTTGGTTATCGTGGTTATTTAGGAGGTCGAGGAGTAGCTATGAGTCGTTTTTTGCAGGATGAAGAAACCAGCATTAGTTCCGGGCTTTATATGTGTACTTTATGTGGTTTGTGTACTTTGGAGTGTCCGGTAAAAACTCCTACCAATGAAATTATGGAGAAAATACGCAAAGAAAGTAAAAATACTGGTTTTTCACCAAAAGAACATCTTAAAATCTTTAAATCTATTAAGAAGAAAGGATCTCCTTTTTAA
- a CDS encoding (Fe-S)-binding protein: MIYFRGCVARLKVKEIGDATETILNNAGVDFEYLDEEECCGSVLLRTGYGEDAQKLMEKNIKKFKNQTILASCGGCYRSLKMDYKEILGVELDVIHTSQLFHELISQKKIKLKKSQDKITYHDPCHLGRHLGEFEAPRNIIRNVGELVEMEHHHEKSRCCGSGGGVKSAYSDLSDKIAREKIKEIEKTGSDLITTSCPFCKLNLSNQGQEVWDLSEFILLFLEGVNHERK; encoded by the coding sequence ATGATATATTTTAGAGGCTGTGTAGCTCGTTTAAAAGTTAAAGAAATTGGTGATGCCACCGAAACTATCTTAAATAATGCAGGAGTTGATTTTGAGTATTTAGATGAGGAAGAATGCTGTGGTTCAGTGCTCCTGCGCACCGGGTATGGTGAGGATGCTCAAAAATTGATGGAAAAAAATATAAAAAAATTTAAAAATCAGACCATACTGGCATCCTGTGGAGGATGCTACCGCAGCCTTAAAATGGATTATAAAGAAATTTTAGGAGTGGAATTGGATGTCATACACACCAGTCAGTTATTCCATGAACTGATAAGTCAAAAAAAGATAAAACTCAAAAAATCCCAGGATAAAATTACTTATCACGACCCCTGCCATCTGGGAAGACATTTAGGTGAATTTGAAGCTCCCCGTAACATTATTAGAAATGTGGGGGAACTGGTGGAAATGGAACATCACCATGAAAAATCCAGATGTTGTGGATCAGGAGGAGGGGTTAAATCTGCTTATTCTGATTTATCTGACAAAATAGCCCGGGAAAAAATAAAAGAAATCGAAAAAACAGGATCGGATTTGATAACAACTTCCTGTCCTTTTTGTAAATTGAACTTGAGTAATCAAGGCCAGGAAGTATGGGATCTATCTGAATTCATATTATTGTTTTTAGAGGGGGTAAACCATGAAAGAAAATGA